In the genome of Opitutia bacterium, one region contains:
- a CDS encoding tagaturonate reductase: protein MTTLSRSLLTKTSALPAGVACGPLGTFPERIVQFGEGNFLRAFADWMIDELNSRGLLQSQVLVVQPIRQGLAAQLNAQDGLYTVLVRGTENGKVVESPRVVTAVRRALDPYASWKELVATFESNDLRFVLSNTTEAGIAYSAEPFDAAKCPESFPAKIASLLYARFQVVRGHPERGLVFVPCELIEKNGTQLRECVLKHAQAWGLSAEFAKWVAESNVFLNTLVDRIVPGYPKAEAAELATKFSYQDNLIVASEHFHLWVIEGPREIEQELPFARAGLNVVWTDDLTPYRSRKVRVLNGAHTGSVLAAYAAGATTVKEMMDDELTAAFVYRIVFDEIVPCLAQPAEERRAYAEAVLERFRNPFVRHELLSISLNSVSKWKVRVLPSLLDAVAARRAVPPLLAFSLAALLWFYRGHREPDGRMFGRRGDEKYPIRDDEAVLDFFAREWGLVEETGDRFQLTKNALAQTQFWGRDLNEVPGLAFAVSISLERIASLGMRETLKKLVLETPRS from the coding sequence ATGACGACCCTTTCCCGCTCCCTTCTCACCAAGACCTCCGCGCTGCCCGCCGGCGTGGCCTGCGGTCCGCTCGGGACCTTTCCCGAGCGCATCGTGCAGTTTGGCGAAGGTAATTTCCTCCGCGCGTTTGCCGACTGGATGATCGACGAGCTTAACAGTCGCGGCCTCCTCCAAAGCCAGGTGCTCGTCGTGCAGCCCATCCGCCAGGGCCTCGCCGCTCAGCTCAACGCGCAGGACGGACTCTACACCGTGCTCGTGCGCGGCACGGAGAACGGCAAGGTCGTCGAGTCGCCGCGCGTCGTCACCGCCGTCCGCCGGGCGCTCGATCCCTACGCGAGTTGGAAGGAGCTCGTCGCCACCTTCGAGAGCAACGATCTGCGCTTCGTGCTCTCCAACACCACCGAGGCGGGCATCGCCTACTCGGCCGAGCCGTTCGACGCGGCGAAATGCCCCGAATCGTTCCCGGCCAAGATCGCGTCGCTGCTCTACGCCCGCTTTCAAGTCGTCCGCGGCCACCCGGAGCGCGGCCTGGTGTTCGTGCCGTGCGAACTGATCGAGAAGAACGGCACGCAACTCCGCGAGTGCGTGCTCAAGCACGCGCAGGCGTGGGGCCTTTCCGCCGAGTTCGCCAAGTGGGTCGCAGAGTCCAATGTCTTCCTCAACACGCTCGTCGACCGCATCGTGCCCGGCTACCCGAAGGCCGAGGCCGCCGAACTCGCGACGAAGTTCTCCTATCAGGACAACCTCATCGTCGCCTCGGAGCATTTCCACCTCTGGGTGATCGAGGGGCCGCGCGAAATCGAGCAGGAGCTGCCGTTCGCGCGCGCCGGGCTCAACGTCGTGTGGACCGACGACCTCACGCCCTACCGCAGCCGCAAGGTCCGCGTGCTGAATGGCGCGCACACCGGCTCCGTGCTCGCCGCCTACGCCGCCGGCGCCACGACGGTGAAGGAGATGATGGACGACGAACTCACCGCCGCGTTCGTCTATCGGATCGTGTTCGACGAGATCGTGCCGTGCCTCGCGCAACCCGCCGAGGAGCGCCGCGCCTACGCCGAGGCCGTGCTCGAGCGCTTCCGCAATCCGTTCGTCCGCCACGAGCTGCTCTCGATCTCGCTCAATTCCGTCTCGAAGTGGAAGGTCCGCGTGTTGCCCTCGCTGCTCGATGCAGTCGCCGCGCGCCGTGCCGTGCCGCCCTTGCTCGCGTTCTCGCTCGCGGCGCTGCTGTGGTTCTATCGCGGCCATCGCGAACCGGACGGCCGCATGTTCGGCCGTCGCGGCGACGAAAAGTATCCGATCCGCGACGACGAAGCGGTGCTCGACTTCTTCGCGCGCGAGTGGGGCCTCGTCGAGGAGACCGGCGACCGCTTCCAGCTCACCAAGAACGCGCTCGCGCAAACCCAGTTCTGGGGCCGCGACCTCAACGAGGTGCCCGGCCTGGCCTTCGCGGTGTCGATCTCCCTCGAGCGCATCGCCAGCCTCGGCATGCGCGAGACGTTGAAGAAACTCGTGCTCGAAACACCGCGTTCCTGA
- a CDS encoding TonB-dependent receptor, whose product MQHPTRIISITLALTALAVAHAQNVGGALRPDETRAPQGSPRPPGAGSTSASATPALGEAGLPSTAPVQLDALRVTADLWQSPLATIPASVSVYDADALRTGVVRHFSDLVDQIPNLTYTGGTSRPRYLQIRGIGENSQFEGETPDSAVRFLVDDFDFTGLGTVASTFDVQQVEVLRGPQAGAFGANAAGGLVRLVTNAPTPVWTGSAEATVGGDDLRSGAFALGGPLIAARPNELMARLAVQQTRADGFRRNVTLNRDTNARDETTARLRLTWNPNDLWRWDAALFAADFDNGYDEFALDNNGKLTYSDQPGRDEQRSLAASLRGTYRGLGAARLTTVTSVARTRSRYAYDDDWTAASYMGFSDLHRTRWTVNQELRLDSEPGHALSWIDRWTAGAFYADIGEWSRYTNTDPGNVRGLRTVYRSENAALFGQVQHDFSPTTRLIVGLRGERIEMDGDGTKTRYRVSRGTFDTPVVVRPAFDDTLFGGKVTLEHDLDAHTLVFASVTRGYKAGGINVDARIDVAADPLTYGTETLWNWEAGLRGHWLDRRLTGELTAFYLARRNTQVRDSAGFGGNYRFFTDNGRDSHVTGLEAAGAYALARDWTVRGSLALMQSELNRFTLRNGNTGGGRDLANTPHYGYTFGTRYGAAEGFFANAELVARAQQFDSNNQNEARRAFHVVNASFGYAWREWTLTLWAKNLCDETYDKRVYFFGNADPDYIETRYENRADPRQIGVTASYRF is encoded by the coding sequence ATGCAACACCCGACACGAATCATCTCCATCACCCTCGCGCTGACGGCACTCGCCGTCGCGCACGCCCAGAATGTGGGAGGGGCTTTACGCCCCGACGAAACCCGCGCGCCGCAAGGTAGCCCGCGACCTCCGGGCGCGGGCTCGACGAGTGCCAGCGCTACACCCGCCCTCGGAGAGGCCGGGCTACCCTCCACCGCCCCCGTCCAACTCGACGCTCTCCGCGTCACCGCCGACCTCTGGCAATCGCCCCTCGCGACCATCCCCGCGAGCGTCTCCGTTTACGATGCCGACGCCCTGCGCACGGGCGTCGTCCGCCACTTCAGCGATCTCGTCGATCAAATCCCGAACCTCACTTACACCGGCGGCACGTCGCGCCCGCGTTATCTCCAGATCCGCGGCATCGGCGAGAATTCCCAGTTCGAGGGCGAGACGCCCGATTCCGCGGTGCGCTTCCTCGTGGACGACTTCGACTTCACCGGCCTCGGCACCGTCGCGAGCACGTTCGACGTCCAACAAGTCGAAGTGCTCCGCGGCCCGCAAGCCGGCGCGTTCGGCGCCAACGCCGCGGGCGGTCTCGTCCGCCTCGTGACGAACGCCCCCACGCCCGTCTGGACCGGCTCCGCCGAGGCCACGGTGGGCGGCGACGATCTCCGCAGCGGCGCCTTCGCCCTCGGCGGCCCGCTCATCGCCGCGCGCCCGAACGAACTCATGGCGCGCCTCGCCGTGCAGCAGACGCGCGCCGACGGCTTTCGGCGCAACGTCACGCTCAACCGCGACACCAACGCCCGCGACGAGACCACCGCGCGCCTCCGCCTCACGTGGAATCCCAACGACCTCTGGCGCTGGGACGCCGCACTCTTCGCCGCGGATTTCGACAACGGCTACGACGAGTTCGCCCTCGATAACAACGGCAAGCTCACCTACAGCGATCAGCCCGGCCGCGACGAGCAGCGCTCGCTCGCCGCCAGCCTGCGCGGCACCTATCGCGGCCTCGGCGCCGCGCGCCTCACGACCGTCACGAGCGTCGCCCGCACGCGCTCGCGCTACGCCTACGACGACGACTGGACCGCCGCGTCCTACATGGGTTTCTCGGATCTGCATCGCACGCGCTGGACGGTTAATCAGGAACTCCGCCTCGATTCCGAGCCCGGCCACGCGCTGAGCTGGATCGACCGCTGGACCGCCGGCGCGTTCTACGCCGACATCGGCGAGTGGTCGCGCTACACCAACACCGATCCCGGCAACGTTCGCGGCCTGCGCACGGTTTATCGCTCGGAAAACGCCGCGCTCTTCGGCCAGGTGCAGCACGACTTCTCGCCCACCACGCGCCTCATCGTCGGCCTCCGCGGCGAGCGCATCGAGATGGACGGCGACGGCACTAAGACCCGCTACCGCGTCAGTCGCGGCACGTTCGACACGCCCGTCGTCGTGCGCCCGGCGTTCGACGACACGCTCTTCGGCGGCAAGGTCACGCTCGAGCACGACCTCGACGCGCACACGCTCGTGTTTGCCTCGGTGACGCGCGGCTACAAGGCCGGCGGCATCAACGTCGACGCGCGCATCGACGTCGCCGCCGACCCGCTCACCTACGGCACCGAGACGCTGTGGAACTGGGAAGCCGGCCTGCGCGGCCACTGGCTCGATCGCCGCCTCACGGGCGAGTTGACGGCGTTCTATCTCGCGCGCCGCAACACGCAGGTGCGCGACTCTGCGGGCTTCGGCGGCAACTACCGATTCTTCACCGACAACGGCCGCGACTCGCACGTCACCGGCCTCGAAGCCGCCGGCGCCTACGCGCTCGCGCGCGATTGGACGGTGCGCGGCTCGCTCGCGCTCATGCAGTCGGAGCTGAACCGTTTCACGCTCCGCAACGGCAACACCGGCGGCGGCCGCGACCTCGCGAACACGCCGCACTACGGCTACACGTTCGGCACGCGCTACGGAGCCGCCGAGGGCTTCTTCGCCAACGCCGAACTCGTCGCGCGCGCACAGCAGTTCGACTCGAACAACCAGAACGAAGCGCGCCGCGCCTTCCATGTCGTCAACGCCAGCTTCGGCTACGCCTGGCGCGAGTGGACGCTGACGCTGTGGGCCAAGAACCTCTGCGACGAAACCTACGACAAGCGCGTGTATTTCTTCGGCAACGCGGATCCCGACTACATCGAGACGCGCTACGAAAACCGCGCTGACCCGCGCCAGATCGGCGTGACGGCGAGCTATCGCTTCTGA
- a CDS encoding DUF4286 family protein, with the protein MPALLYTVRATCKDLQQRGRFLSWLTPNHVAEVMAGGATAVRIVLPDRESDTAPAIVETQYVFPSRKAFDAYVRDHAPRLRADGLKHFPPESGVTYARQVAEIATELGGE; encoded by the coding sequence ATGCCCGCCCTGCTCTACACCGTTCGCGCGACCTGCAAGGATCTTCAACAACGCGGCCGCTTTCTCTCGTGGCTAACGCCGAATCACGTGGCCGAGGTGATGGCCGGCGGCGCCACCGCCGTGCGCATCGTGCTGCCCGACCGCGAGAGCGACACCGCGCCCGCGATCGTGGAGACCCAATACGTGTTTCCCTCCCGCAAGGCGTTCGACGCCTACGTGCGCGACCACGCGCCGCGGCTCCGCGCGGATGGCTTGAAGCATTTCCCGCCGGAGAGCGGCGTCACCTACGCCCGTCAGGTCGCGGAGATCGCGACGGAGCTCGGCGGCGAGTGA
- a CDS encoding altronate dehydratase, which translates to MNSGVLLIHPADNVAIALRRLAAGTTVDAGGTPVTLAVEIPCGHKFARVALRAGDHVRKFGQPIGSATVDIPAGGWVHTHNVRTNLDGVLDYTFAPQPPAPLPRVEGRTFLGYARPNGDVGIRNELWIIPTVGCVNEVAQALARNLRAAGLPAGIDGVQAFSHPHGCSQLGTDHASTQQILAGLATHPNAGAVLIIGLGCENNTMPSFRKLLGAVDGASERYRFLSVQESPDEMAEGAKLLGELAAYAARFRRTPHPLARLRVGLKCGGSDGFSGLTANPVVGAFSDRLVAAGGTTVLTEVPEMFGAEALFLNRCASRAVFDDCVGMINGFKEYFLRYNQVVYENPSPGNKDGGITTLEEKSLGCLQKGGTSEVVAVLPYAGRLAKPGLNFLTGPGNDIVSLTALAASGAHLALFTTGRGTPLGGPVPTLKIASNSDLATRKAGWIDFDAGRIIDGLAMDAAADELLELVVATASGKPARNELNGFREIAIFKDGVTL; encoded by the coding sequence ATGAACTCCGGCGTGCTCCTCATCCATCCGGCCGACAACGTCGCCATCGCGCTCCGCCGCCTCGCGGCCGGCACGACCGTCGATGCCGGTGGCACGCCGGTGACGCTCGCCGTCGAAATCCCGTGCGGGCACAAGTTCGCGCGCGTCGCGCTCCGCGCCGGCGACCATGTTCGGAAGTTCGGTCAGCCGATCGGCTCGGCCACGGTCGACATCCCGGCTGGCGGCTGGGTGCACACGCACAATGTCCGCACCAATCTCGACGGCGTGCTCGATTACACCTTCGCGCCGCAGCCGCCCGCGCCGCTCCCGCGCGTCGAGGGCCGCACCTTTCTCGGTTACGCGCGCCCGAACGGCGACGTCGGCATCCGCAACGAACTCTGGATCATCCCGACCGTCGGCTGCGTGAACGAAGTCGCGCAGGCGCTCGCGCGCAACCTCCGCGCCGCGGGCCTGCCTGCCGGCATCGACGGCGTGCAGGCCTTCTCGCACCCGCACGGCTGCTCGCAACTCGGCACCGATCACGCGTCGACGCAGCAGATCCTCGCCGGTCTCGCGACGCACCCGAATGCCGGCGCGGTGCTCATCATCGGCCTCGGTTGCGAGAACAACACGATGCCGAGCTTCCGGAAATTGCTCGGCGCGGTCGACGGCGCGAGCGAACGCTATCGTTTCCTTTCGGTGCAGGAGTCGCCCGACGAGATGGCCGAAGGCGCCAAACTCCTCGGCGAGCTCGCCGCCTACGCTGCGCGGTTCCGCCGCACGCCGCACCCGCTCGCACGCCTGCGCGTCGGCCTGAAGTGCGGCGGCTCCGATGGTTTCTCGGGCCTCACGGCCAATCCCGTCGTTGGCGCGTTTTCCGATCGGCTCGTCGCGGCCGGCGGCACGACCGTGCTCACCGAAGTGCCCGAGATGTTCGGTGCCGAGGCGCTGTTCCTCAATCGCTGCGCCAGCCGCGCGGTGTTCGACGACTGCGTCGGCATGATCAACGGCTTCAAGGAATACTTCCTCCGCTACAACCAGGTCGTCTACGAGAACCCGTCGCCCGGCAACAAGGACGGCGGCATCACGACGCTCGAGGAAAAATCGCTCGGTTGCCTGCAAAAGGGCGGCACGTCCGAAGTCGTCGCCGTGCTCCCGTATGCCGGCCGCCTCGCGAAGCCCGGCCTCAATTTTCTCACCGGTCCGGGCAATGACATCGTCTCGCTCACCGCACTCGCCGCGTCGGGCGCGCACCTCGCGCTCTTCACCACTGGTCGCGGCACGCCGCTCGGCGGTCCGGTGCCGACGTTGAAGATCGCATCGAATTCCGACCTCGCGACACGCAAGGCCGGCTGGATCGATTTCGACGCCGGCCGCATCATCGACGGCCTAGCGATGGACGCTGCCGCGGACGAGTTGCTCGAACTCGTTGTCGCCACCGCGAGCGGCAAGCCCGCGCGGAACGAGCTGAACGGCTTCCGCGAGATCGCGATTTTCAAGGACGGTGTGACCCTTTAG
- a CDS encoding MarR family transcriptional regulator, with amino-acid sequence MKRTESLAAHALLAIARQRSGFDAERCRLVLEHLDTSAAVHAAIHQALAPYRLSELQFAVLVVLFSLDPDPIGSADLAVHTAVSRSAITEALDHLEARKFVTRTRDTRDRRMIYVRLSAAGRKAVEPATLGFLQAVQNITRLIDAKVRQDVLTGCALLQEGAVTAQS; translated from the coding sequence ATGAAACGCACCGAGTCTCTCGCCGCTCACGCTCTCCTCGCCATCGCCCGCCAACGCAGCGGATTCGATGCGGAGCGCTGCCGCTTGGTGCTGGAACATCTGGATACCAGCGCCGCAGTGCACGCCGCGATTCATCAGGCGCTCGCTCCGTATCGGCTCAGTGAGCTGCAGTTCGCCGTTCTCGTCGTTTTGTTTTCGTTGGACCCCGATCCCATCGGCTCCGCCGACCTCGCCGTGCACACGGCGGTCTCACGGTCCGCGATCACGGAGGCGCTGGACCATCTGGAGGCGCGAAAATTCGTCACCCGCACGCGCGACACGCGCGACCGCCGCATGATCTACGTGCGACTCTCCGCCGCCGGCCGCAAGGCCGTCGAGCCCGCCACACTCGGATTCCTCCAGGCGGTCCAAAACATCACGCGCCTGATCGACGCCAAAGTCCGGCAAGACGTGCTCACCGGCTGCGCTCTGCTGCAAGAAGGCGCGGTCACCGCTCAATCCTGA
- a CDS encoding efflux RND transporter periplasmic adaptor subunit has protein sequence MNKRVVLTAVIALAVFAAIFGYKFYSIRQTMAAMAGMKPPPVTVSAASVREETWPNTIQAVAALKSFRGIVVKTELEGAVREIAATSGSVVAAGASLVRLDTSVEDAQLAGLEAQAHLAEINLGRARELRANGTNTPNDLDTAETTLQQTRSAVAQLKATIAKKNIVAPFAGRLGIVQVYPGQFLSKGDALVVLESTDPIYVDFSLPQQEVARIAAGQTVRLSVDAFPDRPFEGKIVAISPRLDDATRSIDIRAELPNSDEALRAGMFARVQVLLAASEHSAVIPSAAIVHNPYGETVYVIAEGAVQQRFIKTGSSRGDLTQVRSGLKVGDQVVTSGQIKLRNGAAVKVDNSAAPQANPAPKPVES, from the coding sequence ATGAATAAACGCGTCGTTCTCACCGCCGTCATCGCCCTCGCCGTTTTCGCTGCGATCTTCGGCTATAAATTCTATTCCATTCGGCAGACGATGGCCGCGATGGCCGGCATGAAGCCGCCGCCGGTCACCGTCAGCGCCGCCTCCGTGCGCGAGGAAACCTGGCCGAACACGATCCAAGCCGTCGCCGCGCTCAAGAGCTTCCGCGGTATCGTCGTGAAAACGGAACTCGAGGGCGCCGTCCGCGAAATCGCCGCCACTTCCGGCAGCGTCGTCGCGGCCGGCGCGTCGCTGGTGCGCCTTGACACTTCCGTCGAGGACGCGCAGCTCGCCGGCCTCGAAGCCCAGGCGCACCTCGCCGAGATCAACCTCGGCCGTGCCCGCGAACTCCGCGCCAACGGCACCAACACACCCAACGACCTCGACACCGCCGAGACGACGCTGCAGCAGACTCGTTCCGCGGTCGCGCAGCTGAAAGCCACGATCGCCAAGAAGAACATCGTCGCGCCGTTCGCCGGGCGCCTCGGCATCGTGCAGGTTTATCCGGGCCAGTTCCTCAGCAAGGGCGACGCCCTCGTCGTTCTCGAAAGCACCGACCCGATCTACGTCGATTTCTCGCTGCCGCAGCAGGAAGTCGCCCGCATCGCGGCGGGCCAGACCGTCCGCCTCAGCGTCGACGCCTTCCCCGACCGCCCGTTCGAGGGCAAGATCGTCGCCATCAGCCCCCGCCTCGACGATGCCACGCGCAGCATCGACATCCGCGCCGAGCTGCCCAATTCCGACGAAGCGCTGCGCGCCGGCATGTTCGCCCGCGTCCAGGTTCTGCTCGCCGCCAGCGAACACTCCGCCGTCATCCCGTCCGCTGCCATCGTCCACAATCCCTACGGCGAAACCGTCTACGTGATCGCGGAGGGCGCCGTGCAGCAGCGCTTCATCAAAACCGGATCCAGCCGCGGCGACCTCACGCAGGTGCGCAGCGGCCTCAAGGTCGGCGACCAAGTTGTCACCTCCGGCCAGATCAAGCTCCGCAACGGTGCCGCCGTGAAAGTCGACAACTCCGCCGCACCGCAGGCCAATCCCGCGCCCAAACCCGTCGAAAGCTAA
- a CDS encoding response regulator transcription factor, translating to MCELLLPGLSNKEIAHELGRTEATIKNQVALILRKHRVPSRAVARAAPLATGVVGR from the coding sequence GTGTGCGAGCTGCTCCTGCCCGGCCTCTCCAACAAGGAAATCGCCCACGAACTCGGCCGCACCGAGGCCACGATCAAGAACCAGGTTGCCTTGATCCTGCGCAAACATCGGGTGCCCTCGCGCGCGGTTGCTCGCGCTGCGCCGCTAGCGACCGGCGTGGTTGGCCGCTAA
- a CDS encoding S9 family peptidase → MLSRLLRGRCAALCVSFFAVALTAVAADPRPLSLDDMFKLKRVSDPQISPDGRHVVYVVTEVLFAENRTQSDLWIADTTGGSLRALTATPKNERHPRWSPDGKWIAFESNRAGDDYQVFVLPLEGGEARQVTTFSTGASSPVWSAQGDQIAFVSEVFPEFSDQPFAEADKLNKEKLAAREASKVKARIVTQLLYRHWDSWVEGKRQHVFVVPVKDGAAAGAPRNVTPGENDGVPTSDTFSAGDEFAFSPDGKSLAFTAPTLPTREQAWSTNHDIWLVDLATLQRKRLTTAPGAEGYPRFSPDGKTLAYRAQERSGFEAERWELKVLDLATGQSRSLTQKWDRSAEAFVWAPDGKKLYFTAQDAGVEPVWAIDAASGSASAPARVTSGGGVFGSLSITADGGVLAFTQASATRPAEVGALNLVGADADAPRALSQANAALLAGVQLNALESVTVAGAGGTPVQMWLLKPPGFDPAKKYPLVFWVHGGPQGAWMDAWSTRWNPQIWAAQGYVLAMPNPRGSTGFGQKFTDEISKDWGGKVFTDLMACMDWLEQQPFIDAKRAAAAGASYGGYMMNWFQGHTDRFRTLITHCGVFNLSSMYGTTEEVWFDEWEHGIPWETPDADKFSPHKFAANFKTPNLIIHNDRDFRVPLNQGMELFTTLQRRGVPSKLIMFPDEGHWVLKPQNSELWHKEVFAWLAEYLK, encoded by the coding sequence ATGCTCTCCCGCCTTCTTCGCGGCCGCTGCGCCGCCCTTTGCGTTTCGTTTTTCGCGGTCGCCCTGACTGCCGTGGCGGCCGATCCGCGGCCGCTGTCGCTCGACGACATGTTCAAGCTCAAGCGCGTGTCCGATCCGCAGATCTCCCCGGACGGTCGTCACGTCGTCTATGTCGTCACCGAAGTGCTGTTCGCCGAGAACCGCACCCAGTCGGACCTCTGGATCGCCGATACGACGGGCGGCAGCCTCCGCGCGCTGACCGCGACGCCGAAAAACGAACGGCACCCGCGTTGGTCGCCGGACGGCAAGTGGATCGCGTTCGAATCGAACCGCGCGGGCGACGACTACCAGGTGTTCGTGCTCCCGCTCGAAGGCGGCGAAGCGCGGCAGGTCACGACGTTCTCCACCGGCGCCTCTTCGCCGGTGTGGTCCGCGCAAGGCGATCAGATCGCGTTCGTGTCGGAAGTATTCCCGGAGTTTTCCGACCAGCCGTTCGCCGAGGCGGACAAGCTGAACAAAGAGAAGCTCGCCGCGCGCGAAGCCAGCAAGGTGAAGGCCCGCATCGTCACGCAGCTCCTCTATCGCCACTGGGATTCCTGGGTCGAGGGCAAGCGCCAGCATGTCTTCGTCGTGCCGGTGAAGGACGGTGCCGCTGCCGGCGCGCCGCGCAATGTCACGCCCGGCGAGAACGACGGTGTGCCGACTTCCGACACCTTCAGCGCGGGCGACGAGTTTGCGTTTTCACCCGACGGCAAATCGCTCGCCTTCACCGCGCCGACGCTGCCGACACGCGAGCAGGCGTGGAGCACGAATCACGACATCTGGCTCGTCGATCTTGCGACGCTCCAGCGCAAGCGCCTCACGACCGCGCCGGGCGCCGAGGGTTATCCGCGCTTCTCGCCCGACGGCAAGACGCTCGCCTACCGCGCGCAGGAGCGCAGCGGCTTCGAGGCGGAGCGTTGGGAGTTGAAGGTGCTCGACCTCGCCACCGGCCAGTCGCGCAGCCTCACGCAAAAGTGGGACCGCTCCGCCGAGGCGTTCGTCTGGGCGCCGGACGGCAAGAAACTCTATTTCACCGCGCAGGACGCCGGCGTCGAACCGGTGTGGGCAATCGATGCCGCGAGCGGTTCCGCGTCCGCGCCTGCGCGCGTGACGAGCGGCGGCGGCGTGTTCGGCAGCTTGAGCATCACGGCGGACGGCGGCGTGCTCGCCTTCACGCAGGCCAGCGCCACGCGTCCGGCGGAAGTCGGCGCCTTGAACCTCGTCGGCGCCGATGCCGACGCACCGCGCGCTCTCTCGCAAGCGAACGCCGCGCTCCTCGCCGGCGTGCAGCTGAACGCGCTGGAGTCCGTCACCGTCGCCGGAGCGGGTGGCACGCCGGTGCAGATGTGGCTGCTCAAGCCGCCGGGCTTCGACCCCGCGAAGAAGTATCCACTCGTCTTCTGGGTCCACGGTGGCCCGCAAGGCGCGTGGATGGATGCGTGGAGCACGCGCTGGAATCCGCAAATCTGGGCCGCGCAGGGCTACGTGCTCGCGATGCCGAATCCGCGCGGTTCGACCGGTTTCGGCCAGAAGTTCACCGACGAGATTTCCAAGGACTGGGGCGGCAAGGTCTTCACCGACCTGATGGCCTGCATGGATTGGCTGGAGCAGCAGCCGTTCATCGACGCGAAGCGCGCCGCCGCGGCGGGTGCGAGCTACGGCGGCTACATGATGAACTGGTTTCAAGGCCACACCGACCGCTTCCGCACGCTCATCACGCACTGCGGCGTGTTCAACCTCTCCAGCATGTATGGCACCACTGAGGAGGTCTGGTTCGACGAGTGGGAGCATGGCATCCCGTGGGAGACGCCCGACGCCGACAAGTTCTCGCCGCACAAATTCGCGGCCAACTTCAAGACGCCGAACCTGATCATCCACAACGACCGCGATTTCCGTGTGCCGCTCAACCAGGGCATGGAACTCTTCACGACGCTCCAGCGCCGCGGGGTGCCGTCGAAGCTCATCATGTTCCCGGACGAAGGTCACTGGGTGCTGAAGCCGCAGAACAGCGAACTCTGGCACAAGGAAGTCTTCGCGTGGCTCGCGGAGTATTTGAAGTGA
- a CDS encoding sigma-70 family RNA polymerase sigma factor yields the protein MPPHDPETARWFAAEVQPHEASLRSYLRGKFPAHPDIEDLVQETYARLLQAREHGEVRAPKAFLFTTARNAAFDYFRRRKIATIDGLAEFESLPVLEDRPGIPEAVAHDQELQLLAEAIAALPTRCRQVLTLRKIYGLSHREIAAQLGISEHTVNAQIAIGVLRLRDFLKQHGVTHGGAA from the coding sequence ATGCCGCCGCATGATCCTGAGACCGCCCGCTGGTTCGCCGCCGAAGTGCAGCCGCACGAGGCGTCGCTGCGATCCTATCTGCGCGGCAAGTTCCCCGCTCATCCCGATATCGAGGATTTGGTCCAGGAAACCTACGCGCGGCTCCTCCAAGCCCGCGAGCACGGCGAGGTCCGCGCGCCCAAGGCGTTTCTCTTTACCACCGCGCGCAACGCTGCCTTCGACTATTTCCGCCGGCGGAAAATCGCCACCATCGATGGTCTAGCAGAATTCGAATCGCTGCCCGTCTTGGAAGATAGGCCCGGCATTCCCGAGGCCGTTGCCCATGACCAGGAACTCCAACTGCTCGCCGAAGCCATCGCGGCGCTGCCGACCCGCTGCCGCCAAGTGCTGACCCTGCGCAAAATCTACGGCCTGTCCCACCGTGAGATCGCGGCGCAGCTCGGCATTTCCGAACATACCGTGAATGCACAGATCGCGATCGGAGTCCTGCGGCTGCGCGATTTTCTGAAACAACACGGGGTCACGCACGGAGGTGCCGCATGA